One genomic window of Salvia miltiorrhiza cultivar Shanhuang (shh) chromosome 4, IMPLAD_Smil_shh, whole genome shotgun sequence includes the following:
- the LOC131023831 gene encoding putative glutamine amidotransferase GAT1_2.1 isoform X2, with the protein MAAADLSVILPRVLIVSRRSVRKNKFVDFVGEYHLDLIVSYGAVPVIVPRVTGVHMLLDSFEPIHGVLLCEGEDIDPSHYEADASNLSPEELEEIRRLHASDTAIDREKDAIELGLAKLCLERNIPYLGICRGSQILNVACGGTLYQDIGKELSKNVGQQPHERVVHMDYDNYDGHRHPVRIVDATPLHQWFNHSLDDADKEIWVNSYHHQGVKKLAQRFVPMAFAPDGLVEAFYDPDAYNPDDGKFIMGLQFHPERMRKPDSDEFDYPGCPFAYKEFAKAVLAYQKKLNSMTSVPKLDVEMEKKRKIIVRSFSLARNLYDGGCGDDSELEAGAEFLEGVERAAGDAAEADGGDGEECVVLLGETETERGEGEAGEERDREDVGGAAVGSHGVLPHDGADML; encoded by the exons ATGGCTGCAGCTGATCTCTCTGTGATCTTGCCTCGTGTTCTTATCGTCTCCAGACGCAGCGTTCGTAAAAACAAGTTCGTCGATTTTGTCG GAGAATATCATCTAGATCTGATAGTGAGCTATGGCGCGGTACCCGTAATCGTGCCACGAGTAACAGGGGTGCACATGCTGCTGGACAGCTTCGAGCCCATCCACGGCGTCCTTCTATGCGAAGGCGAAGACATCGATCCCTCTCACTACGAAGCCGACGCCTCCAACCTCTCCCCCGAAGAATTGGAAGAAATCCGAAGACTGCACGCTAGCGACACCGCCATCGACCGAGAAAAGGACGCAATCGAGCTCGGATTAGCCAAACTCTGCCTCGAAAGAAACATTCCCTACTTGGGAATCTGCAGGGGATCGCAGATCCTCAACGTCGCCTGCGGCGGCACCCTCTACCAAGATATCGGGAAAGAACTTTCCAAAAATGTGGGCCAACAGCCACATGAGAGGGTGGTGCACATGGATTACGATAACTACGACGGCCATCGCCATCCAGTCAGGATTGTCGACGCCACCCCTCTGCATCAATGGTTCAACCACTCTTTAGATGATGCTGACAAGGAGATTTGGGTGAATAGCTACCACCATCAAGGGGTCAAGAAGTTGGCTCAGAGGTTCGTGCCCATGGCCTTTGCCCCCGACGGTTTGGTCGAAGCCTTTTATGATCCCGACGCTTATAATCCGGATGATGGCAAGTTCATAATGGGCCTGCAGTTTCATCCCGAGCGGATGAGGAAGCCCGATTCCGATGAATTCGACTACCCCGGTTGCCCTTTCGCTTATAAG GAGTTTGCCAAGGCGGTTCTTGCTTATCAGAAGAAGCTGAATAGTATGACGAGTGTGCCCAAGCTTGATGTAGAGAtggagaagaagaggaagattaTTGTAAGGAGCTTTTCACTTGCAAGAAACTTGTATGATGGCGGCTGCGGGGACGATTCGGAACTGGAGGCCGGAGCAGAGTTTCTTGAG GGCGTTGAGCGTGCAGCAGGAGACGCGGCTGAAGCAGATGGGGGCGACGGTGAGGAATGCGTCGTCCTACTTGGAGAAACTGAGACTGAGCGAGGAGAGGGAGAAGCAGGCGAGGAACGTGATCGGGAAGATGTCGGTGGAGCAGCTGTCGGATCTCACGGCGTTCTACCACATGATGGGGCAGATATGCTCTGA
- the LOC131023831 gene encoding putative glutamine amidotransferase GAT1_2.1 isoform X1 — translation MAAADLSVILPRVLIVSRRSVRKNKFVDFVGEYHLDLIVSYGAVPVIVPRVTGVHMLLDSFEPIHGVLLCEGEDIDPSHYEADASNLSPEELEEIRRLHASDTAIDREKDAIELGLAKLCLERNIPYLGICRGSQILNVACGGTLYQDIGKELSKNVGQQPHERVVHMDYDNYDGHRHPVRIVDATPLHQWFNHSLDDADKEIWVNSYHHQGVKKLAQRFVPMAFAPDGLVEAFYDPDAYNPDDGKFIMGLQFHPERMRKPDSDEFDYPGCPFAYKEFAKAVLAYQKKLNSMTSVPKLDVEMEKKRKIIVRSFSLARNLYDGGCGDDSELEAGAEFLESNRALSVQQETRLKQMGATVRNASSYLEKLRLSEEREKQARNVIGKMSVEQLSDLTAFYHMMGQICSEVLETKLGIVDDLNL, via the exons ATGGCTGCAGCTGATCTCTCTGTGATCTTGCCTCGTGTTCTTATCGTCTCCAGACGCAGCGTTCGTAAAAACAAGTTCGTCGATTTTGTCG GAGAATATCATCTAGATCTGATAGTGAGCTATGGCGCGGTACCCGTAATCGTGCCACGAGTAACAGGGGTGCACATGCTGCTGGACAGCTTCGAGCCCATCCACGGCGTCCTTCTATGCGAAGGCGAAGACATCGATCCCTCTCACTACGAAGCCGACGCCTCCAACCTCTCCCCCGAAGAATTGGAAGAAATCCGAAGACTGCACGCTAGCGACACCGCCATCGACCGAGAAAAGGACGCAATCGAGCTCGGATTAGCCAAACTCTGCCTCGAAAGAAACATTCCCTACTTGGGAATCTGCAGGGGATCGCAGATCCTCAACGTCGCCTGCGGCGGCACCCTCTACCAAGATATCGGGAAAGAACTTTCCAAAAATGTGGGCCAACAGCCACATGAGAGGGTGGTGCACATGGATTACGATAACTACGACGGCCATCGCCATCCAGTCAGGATTGTCGACGCCACCCCTCTGCATCAATGGTTCAACCACTCTTTAGATGATGCTGACAAGGAGATTTGGGTGAATAGCTACCACCATCAAGGGGTCAAGAAGTTGGCTCAGAGGTTCGTGCCCATGGCCTTTGCCCCCGACGGTTTGGTCGAAGCCTTTTATGATCCCGACGCTTATAATCCGGATGATGGCAAGTTCATAATGGGCCTGCAGTTTCATCCCGAGCGGATGAGGAAGCCCGATTCCGATGAATTCGACTACCCCGGTTGCCCTTTCGCTTATAAG GAGTTTGCCAAGGCGGTTCTTGCTTATCAGAAGAAGCTGAATAGTATGACGAGTGTGCCCAAGCTTGATGTAGAGAtggagaagaagaggaagattaTTGTAAGGAGCTTTTCACTTGCAAGAAACTTGTATGATGGCGGCTGCGGGGACGATTCGGAACTGGAGGCCGGAGCAGAGTTTCTTGAG TCGAATAGGGCGTTGAGCGTGCAGCAGGAGACGCGGCTGAAGCAGATGGGGGCGACGGTGAGGAATGCGTCGTCCTACTTGGAGAAACTGAGACTGAGCGAGGAGAGGGAGAAGCAGGCGAGGAACGTGATCGGGAAGATGTCGGTGGAGCAGCTGTCGGATCTCACGGCGTTCTACCACATGATGGGGCAGATATGCTCTGAGGTGTTGGAGACGAAGCTTGGGATCGTAGACGACCTCAACTTGTGA
- the LOC131023518 gene encoding uncharacterized protein LOC131023518, whose amino-acid sequence MELAMKLVQFIISTLPAEDFDYMFGTKRLQIAVQNIKIVEEFGGYNYASTDLAALWYRLNEEKAEWIIYVTDVGQREQFEMLFAAAKRAGWLPADGSKYPKASHVGFGLVLGEDGKRFRTRSTETVKLVDLLIEAKSRCKTALIERGKDKEWTEEELDKTAEAVGYGAVKYVDLKNNRTTNYTFSFDQMLNDKAQHFLKNLYKEVALRLQGMWSARKSFYSRGCVSFSQIKKKKSDAGEPVKYMGCGDCENLSKVALKNRSVGEDLSSESCRREITSKSAQVLYLHFSLSGGEMAFLSFGTDTAGFYIEEETLSFKVNASDFFKCCSISWSLSTWPSRLQLR is encoded by the exons ATGGAGCTTGCTATGAAACTTGTTCAGTTCATTATAAGCACGCTGCCTGCCGAAGAT TTTGATTATATGTTTGGAACGAAGAGGCTGCAG ATAGCTGTTCAAAACATAAAAATTGTTGAAGAGTTTGGTGGGTACAATTATGCATCAACAGATCTTGCTGCTCTGTG GTACCGACTGAACGAGGAAAAGGCTGAATGGATTATATATGTTACTGATGTTGGCCAAAGAGAGCAATTTGAAATGCTTTTTGCT GCGGCCAAACGAGCCGGTTGGCTTCCAGCTGATGGCAGTAAGTATCCTAAAGCTAGTCATGTCGGGTTTGGGCTTGTCCTTGGAGAAGATGGAAAACGATTCCGTACTCGCAGTACTGAAACTGTCAAACTAGTTGATTTACTAATTGAAGCCAAAAGTAGATGCAAAACCGCTTTAATTGAAAGAG GCAAAGATAAAGAATGGACTGAGGAGGAGCTTGATAAAACTGCTGAAGCAGTTGGATATGGGGCTGTTAA ATATGTTGATCTGAAGAATAACCGGACAACGAACTATACATTTAGTTTTGACCAGATGCTCAATGATAAG GCTCAGCACTTTCTAAAAAATCTATACAAGGAGGTAGCACTTCGATTGCAGGGGATGTGGAGTGCAAGGAAGAGCTTTTACTCTCGAGGTTGTGTCTCATTTTCTCAA ataaagaagaagaaaagtgaTGCAGGAGAACCAGTAAAGTACATGGGCTGTGGGGACTGCGAGAATCTCAGTAAA GTAGctctaaagaatagatccgttggtgaaGATCTTTCCTCCGAATCCTGCCGGCGTGAGATAACGTCTAAGTCTGCTCAGGTTCTCTATCTTCATTTCTCTTTGTCGGGTGGAGAGATGGCCTTCTTGTCCTTTGGTACGGATACTGCAGGCTTTTACATAGAAGAGGAAACTCTGTCCTTTAAGGTCAATGCCTCTGACTTCTTCAAGTGTTGCAGCATATCTTGGAGTCTGTCCACGTGGCCTTCCCGACTTCAGTTGAGGTGA